From Phyllopteryx taeniolatus isolate TA_2022b chromosome 18, UOR_Ptae_1.2, whole genome shotgun sequence, the proteins below share one genomic window:
- the c18h1orf131 gene encoding uncharacterized protein C1orf131 homolog — MKPYLNGKEDKDRECLEQVLDTLYDFGSGAMKKKKKQKRCEPEAVPEVVCSVNEAQGGEQEPTKMTVQNQSPAVKPVKQVEVVSFQDPAKRQKKTKQMPAVGETRPLDTPDKKQSAPKQDLSLEKARLEVHRFGITGYKKERQRVFEGERAIMLGARPPKKDYLNYKVLQQQIKEKKEKAKEEVQPDLKKKKIPRDNNKMKKTTATSGSSSAPTGQVGRFKNGMLILSPKEIQTIKSTMRRK, encoded by the exons ATGAAGCCCTACTTGAACGGAAAAGAGGACAAGGATCGTGAGTGTCTGGAACAGGTTTTGGATACGTTATACGACTTTG GAAGTGgagccatgaaaaaaaagaaaaaacaaaaaagatgcgAGCCCGAAGCTGTTCCTGAAGTTGTCTGCAGCGTCAATGAAGCCCAAGGAGGAGAACAAGAGCCCACAAAGATGACTGTCCAGAATcaaa GTCCAGCTGTGAAGCCGGTGAAACAGGTGGAGGTGGTGAGCTTCCAGGACCCCGCCAAGAGACAAAAGAAGACCAAACAAATGCCCGCAGTCGGTGAAACACGT CCGCTGGACACACCGGACAAGAAGCAGAGCGCTCCGAAACAAGATCTCAGTTTGGAGAAG GCTCGACTGGAGGTGCATCGCTTCGGCATCACGGGCTACAAAAAGGAGCGGCAGCGAGTCTTTGAGGGGGAGCGAGCCATCATGTTGGGCGCCCGA CCTCCCAAGAAAGATTATTTGAACTACAAGGTGCTGCAGCAGCAAATCaaagagaagaaggagaaggcGAAGGAGGAGGTGCAGCCG gacctgaaaaaaaaaaagattccaag GGACAACAACAAGATGAAGAAGACGACGGCGACGTCGGGCTCGTCCTCGGCACCCACGGGTCAGGTGGGCCGCTTCAAGAACGGCATGTTGATCCTCAGCCCCAAGGAGATCCAGACCATCAAGAGCACGATGCGACGCAAATGA
- the gnpat gene encoding dihydroxyacetone phosphate acyltransferase, protein MASKAVYSRRDLLLKKRDDFEDILEERRTSSDLRYAVKCYTPVLYKGLTPCTPDTLKSAVLRSDPVHYVISQVAQETGKAPDDLRDEASAILDEMAHRLQLGTVRFFAFTLSKVFKTLFRSVCVNEEGIQRLQQAIQEHPVVLLPSHRSYMDFLLMSYILYTYDLALPVIAAGMDFMGMKFVGEMLRMSGAFFIRRSFGADKLYWAVFSEYVKTIVKNGYAPVEFFLEGTRSRTAKSLTPKLGLLNIVMEPFVKGEVFDVCLVPVSISYERILEEALYARELLGVPKPKESTSGLFKARKILREDYGSIHVYFGQPVSVRSLAHGHVDRCQFNLTPRHIPARPSEEMVRFVNGAAYRLVRAQEENSVLKPWVLLATLLLQKQEAATALDELTERAVWLRDLSRHCGAFLHWPDHLRPSEVVSSSLALHGGLVRVSEGRVQLEQGPADAVSSPEEELLERAVPVLSCASYRNQALHVFLRPALLASAVRSASSGRKQEVFDRFSFLRDVFSNEFILVPGAAVQDFEEACYLLEKTGALQVAQHDVAATERGHGTLDFLAGLLEPFLQGYQVVCRFLCDEAAEALTQKSFVPAVRQFTIKHLLAGRPRHLEVLSSDLHKNALAALLRLGAVRRTRQDSLSVNKVTLNSLEDTLGGKLPTRNAAMARL, encoded by the exons ATGGCATCCAAAGCGGTTTACTCG CGTCGAGATCTGTTGCTGAAAAAGCGAGATGACTTCGAAGACATCCTGGAGGAACGGCGGACCTCCAGCGACCTCCGCTACGCCGTCAAGTGCTACACACCCGTCCTCTACAAAGGCTTGACGCCGTGCACGCCGGACACGCTCAAGAGCGCCGTACTGCGCTCGGATCCCGTTCATTATGTCATCAGTCAG GTGGCCCAGGAGACGGGCAAAgcgccggacgacctccgagatgagGCGTCGGCCATCTTGGACGAGATGGCTCACCGCCTGCAGCTCGGCACCGTTCGCTTCTTCGCCTTCACCCTCAGCAAGGTGTTCAAGACCTTGTTCCGGAGTGTCTGCGTTAACGAAGAAGGCATCCAGAGA CTCCAGCAGGCCATCCAGGAGCACCCGGTGGTCCTCCTCCCGAGCCACCGCAGCTACATGGACTTCCTGCTCATGTCCTACATCCTGTACACCTACGACCTCGCCCTGCCCGTCATCGCTGCCGGCATGG ATTTCATGGGGATGAAGTTTGTGGGCGAGATGTTGCGAATGTCGGGCGCATTCTTCATCCGCCGCTCGTTCGGCGCCGACAAACTGTACTGGGCCGTCTTCTCCGAGTACGTCAAGACCATCGTCAAG AATGGGTACGCACCCGTTGAGTTTTTTCTAGAGGGCACGCGAAGTCGAACAGCAAAATCTTTGACACCAAAGTTGg GTCTGTTGAACATCGTGATGGAGCCGTTCGTCAAGGGCGAGGTGTTCGACGTGTGCTTGGTGCCGGTCAGCATCAGCTACGAGAGGATCCTGGAGGAGGCGCTCTACGCCCGGGAGCTTCTCGGGGTTCCCAAGCCTAAAGAGTCCACGTCG GGTCTCTTTAAGGCTCGGAAGATCCTGCGGGAGGACTACGGCAGCATCCATGTTTACTTTGGTCAGCCCGTGTCGGTCAGGAGTTTAGCCCACGGCCACGTGGACCGCTGTCAATTTAACCTGACGCCCAG ACACATCCCGGCGAGGCCCAGCGAGGAGATGGTGCGCTTTGTGAACGGCGCCGCCTACAGGCTGGTGAGGGCGCAGGAGGAGAACTCGGTGCTGAAGCCGTGGGTCCTCCTGGCGACTCTGCTGCTGCAGAAGCAGGAAGCGGCGACGGCGCTGGACGAGCTGACCGAACGAGCCGTGTGGCTGCGTGACCTTTCCCGGCACTGCGGCGCCTTCCTCCACTGGCCCG ACCACCTGCGTCCATCGGAGGTGGTGTCCTCCAGCCTCGCCCTGCACGGAGGCCTGGTGAGGGTCTCTGAGGGCAGAGTACAGCTGGAACAAG GGCCAGCAGATGCGGTCAGCTCCCCGGAGGAGGAGCTCCTGGAGCGGGCTGTGCCGGTGCTCTCTTGCGCCTCCTACAGGAATCAGGCACTCCACGTCTTCCTGCGACCGGCGCTGCTCGCCTCGGCCGTCCGCTCCGCCTCGTCCGGACGAAAAC AAGAGGTCTTCGACCGCTTCAGCTTCCTGAGGGACGTCTTCTCCAACGAGTTCATCCTGGTTCCCGGGGCCGCCGTGCAG GATTTCGAGGAGGCGTGTTACCTGCTGGAGAAGACGGGAGCGCTGCAGGTCGCCCAGCACGACGTGGCGGCGACGGAGCGGGGGCACGGGACCCTGGACTTCCTGGCAGGCCTTCTGGAGCCCTTCCTGCAAGGGTACCAG GTGGTTTGTCGTTTCCTTTGTGACGAGGCCGCCGAGGCGCTGACACAAAAGTCGTTCGTCCCCGCTGTCCGCCAGTTTACCATCAAACATTTGTTGGCAG GGAGGCCGAGGCACTTGGAGGTGCTGTCGTCGGACCTGCACAAGAACGCCCTGGCTGCGCTGCTCCGACTGGGCGCCGTGCGGAG AACGCGACAGGACAGCCTGAGCGTCAACAAGGTGACGCTCAACTCTCTGGAAGACACTTTGG GTGGGAAGCTCCCGACTCGCAACGCTGCCATGGCTCGCCTCTAA